The following are encoded in a window of Bradyrhizobium sp. WBOS07 genomic DNA:
- a CDS encoding P1 family peptidase, protein MKNLLTDIAGVRVGHAEDAKLASGTTAIIFDSPAVAAIDVRGGGPGTREDALLDLANTVERVDAIALSGGSAFGLDAGGGVQAWLAEQRRGFKVREALIPIVPGAILFDLLNGGDKAWGRFSPYRDLGYAAAAAAGTDFALGSVGAGLGATTATFKGGLGSASAATPDGVKVAAIVAVNAVGTVTVGDGPWFWAAPFELGGEFGGRGLPDTFTDDMLRMRIKGGPAASARENTTIGAVVTDAVLTKPQAKRLAMIAHTGFARAIYPVHAPTDGDVLFAAATGEKPIEPLVGLTELGTVAANVVARAIGRAVYSATALPFPGAQPAWKDRFG, encoded by the coding sequence TTGAAGAACCTGCTCACCGACATTGCCGGGGTCCGCGTCGGCCATGCCGAGGACGCCAAACTCGCCAGCGGCACCACCGCGATCATCTTCGATTCCCCCGCGGTCGCCGCGATCGACGTGCGCGGCGGCGGTCCCGGCACGCGCGAGGACGCCCTGCTCGATCTCGCCAACACCGTCGAGCGGGTCGATGCGATCGCGCTGTCCGGCGGCTCCGCTTTCGGCCTCGATGCCGGTGGCGGCGTCCAGGCCTGGCTCGCCGAGCAAAGGCGCGGCTTCAAGGTTCGCGAAGCCCTGATCCCGATCGTGCCGGGCGCGATCCTGTTCGATCTGCTCAACGGCGGTGACAAGGCCTGGGGCCGCTTCTCGCCCTATCGCGACCTCGGCTACGCCGCGGCCGCTGCCGCCGGCACCGACTTCGCGCTCGGCAGCGTTGGCGCTGGCCTCGGGGCCACCACCGCGACGTTCAAGGGCGGGCTCGGCTCGGCTTCGGCGGCAACTCCTGACGGCGTGAAGGTCGCGGCGATCGTCGCCGTCAACGCGGTGGGCACCGTTACCGTCGGCGACGGGCCGTGGTTCTGGGCGGCGCCGTTCGAGCTCGGCGGCGAATTCGGCGGCCGCGGCCTGCCTGACACGTTCACCGACGACATGCTTCGCATGCGCATCAAGGGCGGTCCCGCGGCAAGCGCGCGCGAAAACACCACCATCGGCGCCGTCGTCACAGACGCGGTGCTGACCAAACCCCAGGCCAAGCGCCTGGCGATGATCGCGCACACCGGCTTTGCCCGCGCCATCTATCCGGTGCACGCACCGACCGATGGCGACGTGCTGTTTGCGGCGGCGACCGGCGAGAAGCCGATCGAGCCGCTGGTCGGCCTCACCGAGCTCGGCACCGTCGCCGCCAACGTGGTCGCGCGCGCGATCGGCCGCGCAGTGTACAGCGCGACCGCGCTGCCGTTCCCGGGGGCGCAGCCGGCGTGGAAGGACAGATTCGGCTGA
- the rpe gene encoding ribulose-phosphate 3-epimerase, whose amino-acid sequence MTQAFTPRPLAIAPSILASDFSRLGEEVRAVDAAGADWIHLDVMDGHFVPNISYGPDIIKAMRPHTKKVFDAHLMISPCDPYLEAFAKAGCDHITVHAEAGPHLHRSLQAIRALGKKAGVSLNPGTPVSALEYVLDLVDLVLVMSVNPGFGGQAFIPSAIGKIRDIRAMTAGRPIDIEVDGGVGPDVAGALAAAGANAFVAGTSVFRGGTQDAYKANIAAIRNAALGARGEAI is encoded by the coding sequence ATGACCCAAGCCTTCACCCCCCGCCCGCTGGCCATCGCGCCCTCGATACTGGCCTCGGATTTCTCCAGGCTCGGCGAGGAGGTGCGTGCCGTGGACGCCGCCGGCGCCGACTGGATCCATCTCGACGTGATGGACGGTCACTTCGTTCCCAACATTTCCTACGGCCCCGACATCATCAAGGCGATGCGCCCGCACACCAAGAAGGTGTTCGACGCGCATCTGATGATCTCGCCATGTGACCCCTATCTCGAAGCCTTTGCGAAAGCCGGCTGCGACCACATCACCGTGCATGCGGAGGCCGGCCCCCATCTGCACCGCTCGCTGCAGGCGATCCGCGCGCTCGGCAAGAAGGCCGGCGTCTCGCTCAATCCAGGCACGCCGGTCAGCGCGCTCGAATACGTGCTCGATCTCGTCGACCTCGTGCTGGTGATGTCGGTCAATCCCGGCTTCGGCGGCCAGGCCTTCATTCCCTCGGCGATCGGAAAGATCCGCGATATCCGCGCGATGACGGCGGGGCGCCCGATCGACATCGAGGTCGATGGCGGGGTCGGCCCCGACGTCGCCGGCGCGCTCGCTGCGGCCGGCGCCAACGCCTTCGTCGCCGGCACATCCGTATTCCGAGGCGGCACGCAGGATGCCTACAAGGCCAACATCGCCGCGATCCGCAACGCGGCGCTAGGGGCCCGTGGCGAAGCCATCTGA
- a CDS encoding metallophosphoesterase — MLLAVFSDIHGNRQAFEACLKVARAEGAEQFVLLGDFVGYGADPEWVVDTAMELVAQGAVAVRGNHDQAVNSSAETMNAEAQVAIEWTRGRLDTAQRRFLTELPMLVEDGDRLFVHSEASQPQRWHYVRSTVEAAKSLIATPAHVTFCGHVHRPALYSMSVTAKMTSFVPKTDVPVQLLRGRQWLAVLGSVGQPRDGDPSAAFVLFDTESCQITYCRAPYDVATAAGRIRDNGLPHWLADRLSQGR; from the coding sequence GTGCTTCTCGCTGTCTTTTCGGATATCCACGGCAACCGGCAGGCCTTCGAGGCCTGCCTGAAGGTCGCCCGTGCGGAGGGCGCGGAGCAATTCGTGCTGCTCGGCGATTTCGTCGGCTATGGCGCCGATCCCGAATGGGTGGTGGATACCGCGATGGAGCTCGTTGCCCAAGGGGCTGTCGCCGTGCGCGGCAATCACGACCAGGCGGTCAATTCCTCCGCAGAGACCATGAACGCCGAGGCGCAGGTCGCGATCGAATGGACCCGCGGCCGGCTTGATACCGCGCAGCGGCGGTTTTTGACCGAATTGCCAATGCTGGTAGAGGACGGCGATCGGCTCTTCGTGCATTCGGAAGCCTCCCAGCCCCAGCGCTGGCACTATGTCCGCTCGACGGTGGAGGCCGCCAAGAGCCTGATCGCGACACCGGCCCATGTCACGTTCTGCGGCCATGTCCATCGTCCCGCGCTCTATTCGATGTCGGTGACGGCGAAGATGACGAGCTTCGTGCCGAAGACCGACGTCCCGGTGCAGCTCCTGCGCGGACGGCAATGGCTCGCCGTGCTCGGCTCGGTCGGCCAGCCTCGCGACGGCGATCCGTCGGCAGCCTTCGTCTTGTTCGACACCGAATCGTGCCAGATCACCTATTGCCGCGCGCCTTATGACGTCGCGACCGCAGCGGGCAGAATTCGCGACAACGGTCTGCCGCATTGGCTCGCCGATCGGCTCTCGCAGGGGCGCTGA
- a CDS encoding EF-hand domain-containing protein, whose product MLFALGAVGAVSSALDAIQSLTNSKSSSSTHKTGSAQGATNPFAIDSGSSNTTSGATSSVNSGNCAQISPETMSALIAAQSQSSDGSGVATSTNATSKGRDAALKDLFSQIDADGDGSITKSEFEDALGAGGTNLAQADKVFSKLDANSDGNVSLDEMSKALKSGRHGHHHADSAGGSGDGSDSSKSVGGSTSTTTIAADGSTTTTVTYADGFKMSTTVPGAASPRNSAYDLFAQLMQQQGGQGQGSSAAAGSSMSMSV is encoded by the coding sequence ATGTTGTTTGCCCTTGGGGCCGTCGGGGCCGTATCGAGCGCACTCGACGCGATTCAGTCGCTGACGAACTCGAAATCGTCCTCCTCGACGCACAAGACGGGATCGGCGCAGGGCGCGACCAACCCATTCGCGATCGACAGCGGCAGCAGCAATACGACCAGCGGCGCGACCTCGTCGGTCAATTCGGGCAATTGCGCACAGATTTCGCCGGAAACGATGAGCGCGCTGATCGCGGCACAAAGCCAATCGTCCGACGGCAGCGGCGTGGCGACCTCGACGAACGCGACGTCGAAAGGCCGGGATGCTGCACTCAAGGATCTGTTCTCGCAGATCGATGCGGATGGCGACGGCAGCATCACCAAGTCCGAGTTCGAGGACGCACTGGGGGCTGGCGGGACCAACCTCGCGCAGGCCGACAAGGTGTTCTCCAAGCTCGATGCCAACTCCGACGGCAACGTCAGTCTCGACGAGATGTCGAAGGCCCTGAAGAGCGGTCGCCACGGCCACCATCACGCGGACAGCGCCGGCGGCTCGGGCGATGGATCGGATTCATCGAAGTCCGTCGGCGGATCGACCTCGACGACGACGATTGCTGCCGACGGCTCGACCACCACCACCGTCACCTATGCCGACGGCTTCAAGATGTCGACGACGGTGCCGGGGGCCGCCAGCCCCCGCAATTCGGCCTATGATCTGTTCGCGCAGTTGATGCAGCAGCAGGGCGGCCAGGGCCAGGGCTCTTCGGCGGCGGCCGGTTCGTCGATGTCGATGAGCGTCTGA
- a CDS encoding bifunctional serine/threonine-protein kinase/universal stress protein codes for MPKPLVKSGAVIDGYTIGECVHAGGMATLWTVTHPGIDVPLLMKIPRVSEGEDPAAIVSFEMEMMILPRLAGPHVPTCFGTGDFAHQAYVVIERIDGATLYKRLPDLPLPYDEARQLVARIASALADLHRQNVIHHDIKPSSIMFRESGEAVLIDFGLSHHNHLPDLLQEEFRLPYGTAPYMAPERLSGVRDDPRSDLFSLGVLLYFFTTGERPFGEGETLRAMRRRLWRDPHPPRSLRADYPPWLQEVVLRCLEIEPVWRYPTASQLAFDLAHPDQVKLTTRSERVKRDPLSVAWRRRFNLGVMAPRAKSDVAAQIASSPILAVALDTVEGAPELNEALRVTTERILATLPSARLACLNVLKLSRIAVDRTLDEQGSNKHIDRLVALRHWATPLKLDESRLTAHVLEAVDPAAAILEFAEVNQVDHVIIGARQDSFRRTLLGSVSAKVAAEAACTVTVVRPPRMAGDADTGERPG; via the coding sequence ATGCCGAAGCCTCTGGTCAAATCCGGCGCGGTGATCGATGGCTACACCATCGGCGAATGCGTTCACGCCGGCGGCATGGCGACGCTGTGGACCGTCACCCATCCCGGCATCGACGTGCCCCTGCTGATGAAGATACCGCGGGTCTCGGAGGGCGAGGATCCCGCCGCGATCGTCTCCTTCGAGATGGAGATGATGATCCTGCCGCGGCTTGCGGGGCCGCACGTCCCGACCTGTTTCGGCACCGGCGATTTCGCGCACCAGGCCTATGTCGTGATCGAGCGCATCGATGGCGCCACGCTCTACAAGCGGCTGCCCGACCTGCCGCTGCCTTATGACGAAGCGCGGCAGCTCGTCGCCAGGATCGCGAGCGCGCTGGCCGACCTGCACCGGCAGAACGTGATCCATCACGACATCAAGCCGAGCAGCATCATGTTCCGCGAGAGCGGCGAGGCCGTGCTGATTGATTTCGGCCTGTCGCATCACAATCACCTGCCGGATCTGTTGCAGGAGGAATTCCGCCTGCCTTACGGCACTGCGCCCTACATGGCGCCCGAGCGGCTGTCGGGAGTGCGCGACGATCCGCGCAGCGATCTGTTTTCGCTGGGCGTGCTGCTGTATTTCTTCACCACCGGCGAGCGGCCGTTCGGCGAGGGCGAGACGCTGCGCGCGATGCGGCGCCGGCTGTGGCGCGATCCGCACCCGCCGCGAAGCTTGCGCGCCGACTATCCGCCCTGGCTCCAGGAGGTGGTGCTGCGGTGTCTCGAGATCGAACCGGTGTGGCGCTATCCGACAGCGTCCCAGCTTGCTTTCGATCTCGCCCATCCGGACCAGGTCAAGCTCACCACGCGCTCGGAGCGGGTCAAACGCGACCCGCTCAGCGTCGCCTGGCGGCGCCGGTTCAATCTGGGTGTCATGGCGCCGCGCGCGAAGTCGGATGTCGCCGCCCAAATCGCATCGAGCCCGATCCTCGCGGTCGCGCTCGACACGGTGGAAGGCGCACCGGAGCTCAACGAGGCGCTGCGCGTGACCACCGAGCGCATTCTCGCTACCCTGCCGTCGGCCCGGCTCGCCTGCCTCAACGTGCTCAAGCTGAGCCGGATCGCGGTCGACCGCACCTTGGACGAGCAGGGGTCCAACAAGCATATCGACCGCCTGGTCGCACTCCGGCACTGGGCGACGCCGCTCAAACTGGATGAGAGCCGGCTGACGGCTCATGTGCTGGAGGCGGTTGATCCCGCCGCCGCGATCCTGGAATTCGCCGAGGTCAACCAGGTCGACCACGTCATCATCGGAGCGCGGCAGGACTCGTTCAGGCGCACGCTGCTCGGCAGTGTCTCGGCCAAGGTGGCCGCGGAAGCGGCCTGCACCGTCACCGTGGTGCGGCCGCCGCGGATGGCCGGCGACGCCGATACCGGCGAACGACCGGGATAG
- a CDS encoding PAS domain S-box protein, whose amino-acid sequence MLNTGLHEMNAPAIDRSTFLSTLPATSTDRSAALWIVGVSSILFALAVPFAGIPLPPVPAFVASYQSALAVSDIITAVLLLSQFSVLRTRALLWLSTGYLFTAAAALVHALTFPGLFTPTGLFGAGSQTTVWLYMIWHGVFPLFVLGYAWQKEKDGGPTIKGPTSNAIWAMALGVVAAMAAFTWIVTAQHDLLPVLLRDGRYTATMIGVVSFVWSLSFAALVSLWFRRPHSVIDVWLMVVMCAWLFDIALSAIVNVARFDLGFYAGRLYGLCASSFVLAVLLIENVRLQVHTVSLVGRLRQQSASERDYYGKRLALYGAVVESSNDAIITKTLDGIITSWNKAAEHLFGYSAAEAVGRSIDIIVPPDRKHEVRSILNRIAGNESIAQHETVRIRKDGRALDVVLNVSPLRSDNGEIIGASKIAHDITEEKEAREKLRRETEERRRIFETSQDLILVTDGFGNFVQVSPSVKDILGFTPEDMIGHSATEFIHPDDLEKTREEMRAARRGAVKRSFEARYYHYDGHEVTLNWMGTWSEPVKRHFFIGRDLTEKQAAEAQFRHVQKMDSIGQLTGGVAHDFNNVLTVITGTIGILADAVADRPELAAITKLIDDAAERGAQLTKHLLAFARKQPLQPREIDVNALALEAAKLLHPTLGEQITIVPQLTEDAWPTLVDPGQLSTAILNLALNARDAMPEGGTLVLETRNIFLDDGYASMNPDVVAGNYVMIAVSDTGSGIPPELIDRVFDPFFTTKEVGKGTGLGLSMVFGFVKQSGGHIKIYSEQGHGTSVKIYLPRSSGVQESEFEALQNVPVTGGNEKILIVEDDALVRQYVVTQVKSLGYTALEAANGAEALTILDNDKTIDLLFTDIIMPGNMNGRQLADEAIRRRPDLKTLFTSGYTENAIVHHGRLDSGVLLLAKPYRKTELAKMLRTALAS is encoded by the coding sequence ATGCTCAACACGGGTCTGCACGAGATGAACGCGCCTGCGATCGACCGAAGCACATTTCTTTCCACTCTCCCGGCCACCTCAACCGACCGCAGCGCGGCTCTGTGGATCGTCGGCGTGTCCTCGATCCTGTTCGCACTGGCCGTGCCGTTCGCCGGTATCCCGTTGCCGCCGGTCCCGGCCTTCGTCGCCAGCTATCAATCCGCCCTGGCTGTGAGCGACATCATCACCGCGGTGCTGCTGTTGTCGCAGTTTTCGGTGTTGCGGACCCGCGCGCTGCTGTGGCTGTCGACCGGCTATCTCTTCACCGCCGCGGCGGCACTGGTCCACGCCCTTACCTTCCCCGGCCTGTTCACCCCGACCGGACTGTTCGGCGCGGGCAGCCAGACTACCGTCTGGCTCTACATGATTTGGCACGGCGTCTTCCCGCTGTTCGTGCTCGGCTATGCCTGGCAGAAGGAAAAGGACGGCGGCCCCACGATCAAGGGTCCGACCAGCAACGCGATCTGGGCCATGGCGCTCGGCGTCGTCGCGGCCATGGCTGCGTTTACCTGGATCGTCACAGCCCAACACGATCTGCTGCCGGTGCTGCTCCGCGACGGCCGTTACACGGCGACCATGATCGGGGTCGTATCCTTCGTGTGGTCGCTGAGCTTCGCCGCGCTCGTTTCGCTGTGGTTCCGCCGCCCGCATTCGGTGATCGACGTCTGGCTCATGGTCGTGATGTGCGCATGGCTGTTCGACATCGCGCTGTCTGCGATCGTCAACGTCGCGCGCTTCGATCTCGGTTTCTACGCCGGCCGTCTCTACGGCCTATGCGCGTCGAGCTTCGTGCTGGCGGTGCTGCTGATCGAGAATGTCCGCCTTCAGGTGCACACCGTCAGCCTCGTCGGCAGGCTGCGCCAGCAATCGGCCTCTGAACGCGATTATTACGGCAAGCGCCTCGCGCTGTACGGCGCCGTCGTTGAATCCTCCAATGATGCCATCATCACGAAGACGCTCGACGGCATCATCACCAGTTGGAACAAGGCCGCCGAGCATCTGTTCGGCTATTCCGCCGCGGAGGCGGTCGGAAGGTCGATCGACATCATCGTGCCGCCGGACCGCAAGCATGAAGTCAGGAGCATCCTCAACCGGATCGCCGGCAACGAGTCGATCGCCCAGCACGAGACGGTGCGGATTCGGAAGGATGGCCGCGCGCTCGACGTCGTCCTGAACGTTTCGCCATTGCGGTCGGACAATGGAGAGATCATCGGAGCCTCCAAGATCGCCCATGACATCACGGAGGAGAAGGAAGCGCGCGAGAAGCTGCGCCGCGAGACCGAGGAGCGCCGGCGCATCTTCGAGACCTCGCAGGACCTGATCCTGGTCACCGACGGTTTCGGCAATTTCGTCCAGGTCAGCCCGAGCGTGAAGGACATCCTCGGCTTCACCCCCGAAGACATGATCGGGCACAGCGCGACCGAGTTCATCCATCCTGACGACCTCGAGAAGACGCGGGAGGAGATGCGGGCGGCACGGCGCGGCGCGGTCAAGCGCAGCTTCGAGGCCCGCTATTATCACTACGACGGTCACGAGGTCACGTTGAACTGGATGGGCACCTGGTCCGAGCCCGTGAAGCGCCATTTCTTCATCGGCCGCGATCTCACGGAGAAGCAGGCCGCCGAAGCCCAGTTCCGGCACGTCCAGAAAATGGACTCGATCGGCCAGCTGACCGGCGGTGTCGCCCACGATTTCAACAACGTGCTGACCGTCATCACCGGCACGATCGGCATCCTGGCCGACGCGGTCGCCGACCGCCCCGAGCTGGCTGCGATCACCAAGCTGATCGACGACGCCGCCGAGCGCGGCGCGCAGCTGACCAAGCATCTGCTGGCCTTCGCCCGCAAGCAGCCGCTACAGCCCCGCGAGATCGACGTCAACGCGCTGGCGCTCGAAGCCGCCAAGCTGTTGCACCCCACCCTGGGCGAGCAGATCACCATCGTGCCGCAGCTCACCGAGGATGCCTGGCCGACGCTGGTCGATCCCGGCCAGTTGTCCACCGCGATCCTCAATCTCGCGCTGAACGCCCGCGACGCCATGCCCGAGGGAGGCACGCTGGTGCTGGAGACCCGCAACATCTTCCTCGACGACGGCTATGCCAGCATGAACCCCGACGTCGTCGCCGGCAATTACGTGATGATCGCGGTCAGCGACACCGGCTCCGGAATCCCGCCGGAGCTGATCGACCGCGTGTTCGATCCGTTCTTCACCACCAAGGAGGTCGGCAAGGGCACCGGGCTGGGATTGAGCATGGTGTTCGGCTTCGTCAAGCAATCCGGCGGCCACATCAAGATCTACAGCGAGCAGGGCCACGGCACGAGCGTGAAGATCTACCTGCCGCGCTCGAGCGGCGTACAGGAGAGCGAGTTCGAGGCGCTGCAGAATGTGCCCGTCACCGGCGGCAACGAGAAGATCCTGATCGTCGAGGACGATGCGCTGGTGCGGCAATATGTGGTGACCCAGGTCAAGAGCCTCGGCTACACCGCGCTCGAGGCCGCCAACGGCGCCGAGGCCCTGACCATCCTCGACAACGACAAGACCATCGACCTGCTCTTCACCGACATCATCATGCCGGGCAACATGAACGGCCGTCAGCTGGCCGACGAAGCCATCCGCCGCCGCCCCGACCTGAAGACCCTGTTCACCTCAGGCTATACCGAGAATGCCATCGTCCATCACGGCCGGCTCGATTCCGGCGTGCTGCTGCTGGCAAAGCCCTACCGCAAGACCGAACTCGCCAAGATGCTCAGGACTGCACTGGCGAGTTGA
- a CDS encoding KTSC domain-containing protein has protein sequence MPSSVIRFFRYAPDTRELKVTFVSGRLYVYEDVPPEVAAAFRQARSKGAFFNHEIRDRYDYRDITHEYAG, from the coding sequence ATGCCGTCATCCGTGATCAGGTTCTTCCGCTATGCGCCCGACACCCGGGAGCTGAAGGTGACTTTCGTCAGCGGACGCCTCTATGTCTATGAGGACGTTCCGCCCGAGGTTGCCGCAGCGTTCCGGCAAGCGCGCTCAAAGGGCGCGTTCTTCAACCACGAAATCCGTGACCGCTATGACTATCGTGACATCACGCACGAATATGCCGGCTGA